One stretch of Spirochaetota bacterium DNA includes these proteins:
- a CDS encoding class II fructose-1,6-bisphosphate aldolase, whose product MAIHYTELGFYNTKVMFKHAYQKGFAVPAYNFNNMEQLQAILTACVLTQSPVILQVSKGARQYANQTLLRYLGKGAVEFAKDLAASKGLGEIPIALHLDHGDSFELAKDCIDNGFSSVMIDGSHLPYEENVAITKKVVEYAHQFDVSVEGELGILAGVEEEVSAEKSIYTDPDQAADFVEKTGVDSLAISIGTSHGAYKFKVKPGQEIPPLRLDILEKIKEKIPGFPIVLHGASSVMPLYVDMINKYGGKMEDTAGVREDQIQKAVQSAVCKVNIDSDARLVMTAIIRKQLYENPGEFDPRKYLGPAREEMIKLYSYKNEKVLFSAGKAPDIMKELKG is encoded by the coding sequence ATGGCGATTCACTACACCGAGTTAGGGTTTTACAATACAAAGGTGATGTTCAAACATGCGTATCAGAAAGGTTTTGCAGTTCCTGCTTACAACTTCAACAATATGGAGCAATTACAGGCAATACTTACCGCTTGTGTGTTAACGCAGTCTCCAGTTATACTCCAAGTTTCCAAAGGTGCTAGGCAATATGCTAACCAAACTCTACTAAGGTACCTCGGTAAAGGTGCTGTTGAGTTTGCAAAGGATCTTGCTGCTAGTAAAGGTCTAGGTGAAATACCTATCGCACTACATTTAGACCATGGAGACTCTTTTGAACTGGCAAAAGATTGTATTGATAATGGCTTTTCATCTGTTATGATAGATGGTTCGCATTTACCTTATGAAGAGAACGTGGCAATAACAAAAAAAGTTGTTGAATACGCTCATCAGTTTGATGTTAGCGTTGAAGGTGAATTAGGAATACTTGCTGGAGTAGAAGAAGAAGTATCAGCAGAGAAGTCAATCTACACAGATCCCGATCAAGCAGCTGACTTTGTTGAGAAAACAGGTGTTGACTCACTCGCTATCTCAATAGGAACGAGTCATGGTGCGTATAAGTTTAAGGTTAAGCCTGGACAAGAAATACCACCTCTACGACTTGACATTCTTGAGAAAATCAAAGAAAAGATACCAGGATTCCCTATCGTTTTGCACGGTGCTTCATCGGTTATGCCTCTGTATGTTGATATGATAAACAAATACGGTGGTAAGATGGAGGATACCGCGGGAGTAAGAGAAGATCAGATTCAAAAAGCAGTTCAATCCGCTGTGTGTAAAGTCAACATAGACTCAGACGCAAGGCTTGTGATGACTGCAATCATAAGGAAACAGTTATATGAAAACCCTGGTGAATTTGACCCAAGAAAATACCTGGGTCCAGCAAGAGAAGAAATGATAAAACTATACTCCTACAAGAATGAAAAAGTTCTGTTCAGTGCAGGCAAAGCACCAGATATAATGAAAGAACTAAAAGGTTAA
- a CDS encoding ABC transporter ATP-binding protein encodes MGILSVRDLSIIHKKTNKTIVRDINFDLEQNEILGIVGESGSGKSITMHSILGLSHESLDVKGRIVFEGTDLAETNQFDVVRGSKIGIIFQDPLNALNPILRIEEQLRILCQSHSLDYSSVKKEIYEIFDRIGIHHQDRVLKSFPHQLSGGMLQRVVISFVLLLKPKVIIADEPTTSLDVSVQKEIINILKEIRDEYGISIIFITHDLLLAKDICDRVIIMYSGYIVEEGRKEDIFNNPLHPYTKGLILSVPDVNRKLESLPFIPGRVPHFLEIGVGCPFANRCHLVEEVCYSDVPRLERIESSKVRCFVVMKKTATKI; translated from the coding sequence ATGGGCATACTAAGTGTTAGAGACCTAAGCATCATACACAAGAAGACAAACAAAACCATAGTCAGAGACATCAACTTTGACCTTGAACAAAATGAGATACTAGGTATAGTTGGAGAGAGTGGCTCTGGTAAGAGTATCACGATGCACTCAATACTAGGATTAAGTCATGAAAGTTTGGATGTCAAAGGTAGAATAGTATTTGAAGGCACTGATCTAGCCGAAACTAACCAGTTTGATGTTGTCAGAGGTAGTAAGATTGGTATTATATTTCAAGACCCTTTGAATGCTTTAAATCCTATCCTGAGGATTGAAGAACAATTGAGGATACTATGTCAGTCTCATAGTTTGGATTATTCAAGTGTAAAAAAAGAAATATACGAAATATTTGACAGGATAGGAATACATCACCAGGATAGAGTGCTAAAGAGTTTTCCACACCAGTTGAGTGGAGGAATGCTTCAAAGAGTGGTTATATCGTTCGTATTACTACTCAAGCCAAAGGTTATAATAGCGGACGAACCAACAACCTCACTGGATGTGAGCGTTCAGAAGGAGATAATAAACATTCTCAAAGAGATACGAGACGAATATGGTATATCAATAATATTCATAACACACGATTTGCTTCTAGCGAAAGATATTTGCGATAGGGTAATAATTATGTATTCAGGTTATATAGTTGAGGAAGGTAGAAAAGAAGATATATTCAATAATCCTCTCCATCCATACACAAAAGGCTTGATACTCTCTGTTCCTGATGTGAATAGAAAGCTAGAGAGCCTTCCTTTCATTCCCGGGAGAGTTCCACACTTTTTGGAGATTGGTGTAGGATGTCCGTTTGCGAATAGATGTCATCTAGTTGAGGAAGTTTGCTACTCTGATGTTCCTAGACTTGAGAGAATTGAAAGTAGTAAGGTCAGATGCTTCGTTGTTATGAAAAAAACTGCTACTAAAATTTAA
- a CDS encoding polyprenyl synthetase family protein, with the protein MLNILNEYRKAIISEIEIFFDTLRSKPIIKDFWFEDAIERLHKFVISGKMLRGAMVILSEKMFSNKYLQDALKCAITVELLQSGLLIHDDIMDEDTQRRGMDTIFYQYKKLSDERNVDNSYHIGEAMGICAGNLAFSLAFISLGKISRKHILDRLILKFGEEMAIVGIGQMKDVMTSGLKDIPSEDEIISIYRYKTARYSFSLPFALGAIISEVDDETIHKIEEIGEYLGIIFQIQDDKIGLTGDSSLTGKPRGSDIKENKKTIFYNILINSATNDERQSLLRIFGNHHITDKEIDYVIDLCRKYNVFDIVGEKVKEYSIIVKNKVSELQISDEYKGYFYQFIDYNLSRDR; encoded by the coding sequence ATGCTTAACATACTTAACGAGTATAGAAAAGCAATCATATCAGAAATTGAGATATTTTTTGATACACTAAGGTCAAAACCAATTATAAAAGATTTTTGGTTTGAGGATGCTATTGAAAGGCTACACAAGTTTGTCATATCAGGGAAGATGCTACGGGGTGCTATGGTGATACTATCTGAAAAGATGTTCTCTAACAAATACTTGCAAGATGCTTTGAAGTGTGCTATCACTGTTGAACTACTCCAATCAGGATTGTTGATACACGATGATATTATGGATGAGGATACACAAAGGCGTGGTATGGATACAATATTCTACCAATACAAGAAACTTTCCGACGAAAGAAACGTTGATAATAGTTATCATATCGGTGAGGCTATGGGGATATGTGCGGGGAATTTGGCATTCTCACTTGCGTTCATATCACTTGGTAAGATAAGTAGAAAACATATTCTAGATAGGTTGATACTCAAATTCGGTGAGGAGATGGCCATAGTAGGGATAGGACAGATGAAGGATGTCATGACATCAGGATTAAAAGACATACCATCCGAGGATGAAATAATATCAATATACAGATACAAAACTGCAAGGTATTCCTTCTCATTACCTTTTGCTTTAGGTGCTATAATATCCGAAGTGGATGATGAAACAATACACAAGATAGAAGAAATTGGCGAATACCTTGGCATAATATTCCAGATTCAAGACGATAAGATTGGGCTTACAGGAGATTCATCTCTAACAGGAAAACCACGAGGTTCTGATATAAAAGAAAACAAGAAAACTATTTTCTACAACATTCTTATTAACTCGGCAACTAACGATGAAAGACAATCACTGCTAAGAATATTTGGTAACCATCATATAACAGATAAAGAGATAGATTATGTCATAGATCTATGTAGAAAATACAATGTTTTTGATATAGTCGGAGAAAAAGTTAAAGAGTATTCCATAATCGTCAAAAACAAGGTTTCTGAACTGCAAATATCTGACGAATATAAAGGATACTTTTATCAGTTCATTGACTATAATTTAAGTAGAGATAGATAA
- a CDS encoding NAD(P)H-hydrate dehydratase, which yields MKILSPEDAKGVDRKLSATYGIDEILLMENAGNDTYELIKSILDDKINQSRFIIICGVGNNGGDGLVVARKLLKHTNEVYVLIIGDTQKFTPSTKKNYEILSKLTNNIHLLNPSSDLEGFKTQLDEYLKNFTSDEVIIIDALLGIGIRPPLREDIALVVQSINALRKHRIKILSIDLPSGFISSFDKGDVLSNNTVVNADYTITFFSIKAGMFLPEVKRFTGNITVSTLGLSADFIDTLVEHNTFYLTSSDVRILKRDVSSNKGSNGRVIVIGGSDKYFGASILVSKSASKTAVGYIIAFVLEKFNQTMKVACPDVVSIPVPSGDRGYFSEGDARFILDQEVIKDSDVLIIGNGLGQNEKTLAFLKTILTSTNNILVIDADGINLLSKDVGILKSMKDKHRVILTPHLLEFSRLSGFSLDDVKERPFSVGKKFSEDFGINLVLKDNVNYLFFYDGDVWISNLNTPVLARAGTGDILAGLIGGNIAFLKDIKEGVKAGVYMLGEASKRFEKDMFYPTPIDIIEAL from the coding sequence ATGAAAATTCTTTCTCCTGAAGACGCAAAAGGAGTTGATAGAAAACTCTCAGCAACCTACGGCATTGATGAAATACTTCTGATGGAAAATGCGGGGAACGATACTTATGAACTTATAAAGTCTATTCTTGATGATAAGATTAACCAATCAAGATTTATAATAATCTGTGGAGTTGGCAACAACGGCGGTGATGGACTTGTAGTAGCGAGAAAATTACTCAAACACACAAACGAAGTGTATGTATTGATAATAGGTGATACTCAAAAATTCACTCCTTCAACAAAGAAAAACTACGAAATTCTATCAAAACTGACAAATAACATACATCTACTAAATCCATCTTCAGATTTGGAAGGTTTTAAAACCCAGTTAGACGAATACTTGAAAAACTTTACTTCCGACGAAGTTATTATAATTGATGCTCTTCTAGGTATAGGTATTAGACCACCATTAAGAGAGGATATCGCTTTGGTCGTTCAATCAATAAATGCTTTAAGGAAGCATAGAATCAAAATACTTAGTATTGACTTACCTTCTGGTTTTATCTCTTCCTTTGACAAAGGAGATGTTTTGTCAAACAATACTGTTGTGAATGCCGACTACACGATAACTTTTTTCTCTATCAAGGCTGGGATGTTCCTACCCGAAGTGAAGAGATTCACAGGTAATATTACAGTATCTACTCTAGGCTTGAGTGCTGATTTCATTGACACACTTGTAGAACATAATACTTTTTACCTTACATCTAGCGATGTTAGAATACTAAAGCGAGATGTATCAAGCAACAAAGGTAGTAATGGTAGAGTTATAGTGATAGGTGGTAGCGATAAATATTTTGGTGCATCAATACTTGTCTCAAAGTCTGCTAGTAAAACTGCTGTTGGATACATTATAGCATTCGTTTTGGAAAAGTTTAACCAAACTATGAAGGTTGCCTGCCCAGATGTCGTTTCAATTCCAGTTCCATCAGGGGATAGGGGATATTTCTCGGAGGGTGATGCTAGGTTCATACTAGATCAGGAAGTAATCAAAGATAGTGATGTTTTGATAATAGGTAATGGTCTTGGTCAGAATGAAAAAACCCTAGCGTTTTTAAAAACAATACTTACTAGCACTAACAACATATTAGTAATAGATGCTGATGGAATAAACTTACTCTCAAAGGATGTTGGTATTCTAAAGTCTATGAAGGATAAACATAGAGTCATATTGACACCTCATCTTCTTGAATTTTCAAGATTGTCTGGATTTTCTTTAGACGATGTTAAGGAACGACCATTTTCTGTAGGTAAAAAATTCTCTGAAGATTTTGGAATTAATCTTGTTCTCAAGGACAATGTGAATTATCTATTCTTCTATGATGGTGATGTTTGGATCTCTAATTTGAATACACCTGTTTTAGCGAGAGCAGGAACTGGTGATATTCTAGCAGGTCTAATAGGAGGTAATATTGCCTTCCTAAAAGACATCAAGGAAGGAGTAAAAGCAGGAGTGTATATGTTAGGAGAGGCATCAAAAAGGTTTGAAAAAGATATGTTTTACCCTACACCGATTGATATTATTGAAGCACTTTGA